The following coding sequences are from one Salvelinus namaycush isolate Seneca chromosome 23, SaNama_1.0, whole genome shotgun sequence window:
- the LOC120018957 gene encoding olfactory receptor 1-like, which yields MSSMINIIKQNSSFVRPQYFFINGFHDIPHAKLYYMFLCFAYVVAVCGNSIVMFIIFTQRHLHIPKYIGILNLAVADLGESSALIPNLIKTFLFDSQYITYEACLANMFFVFFFIALQSMTLVVLACDRFVAICLPLRYHTLLTNTSMSVMITGMWLVNVVIVGTTTVLITRLSYCKTIVIDSYFCDHGPLYRMACNDNSANSIMAKVNTVLVLHVPFVFIVLSYVCILLALFRITSWEGRVKALKTCISHLLIVALFFLPFISTYIAAVTFSLHPNARIICLSLASAIPPMLNPVIYVLNTEEIRGFLKKKVKQNTSKISNLHAL from the exons ATGAGCTCCATGATAAACATCATCAAACAAAACAGCTCTTTTGTGCGTCCTCAATATTTCTTCATCAATGGCTTCCATGATATTCCTCATGCCAAATTGTACTATATGTTCTTGTGCTTTGCCTATGTAGTTGCTGTTTGTGGGAACTCCATTGTAATGTTCATAATATTCACTCAACGCCATCTTCACATCCCAAAGTATATAGGCATTTTAAACTTAGCAGTAGCTGACTTAGGTGAGAGCAGTGCACTAATTCCTAACCTGATTAAGACATTTCTTTTTGATTCACAATACATCACCTATGAAGCATGTCTGGCCAATATGTTTTTTGTGTTCTTCTTTATTGCTTTACAGTCTATGACCCTTGTTGTTCTGGCATGTGATAGGTTTGTTGCCATATGTTTGCCTCTGAGATACCACACTCTGCTCACTAACACTAGCATGTCTGTCATGATTACAGGGATGTGGCTTGTCAATGTGGTCATTGTTGGTACAACCACGGTGCTGATCACTAGACTGTCTTACTGTAAAACCATAGTTATTGACAGTTATTTCTGTGATCATGGGCCTTTGTACAGAATGGCCTGCAACGACAATTCAGCCAATTCCATCATGGCAAAAGTGAATACAGTACTAGTCCTTCATGTACCATTCGTTTTCATAGTCCTGTCTTATGTGTGTATTTTACTTGCCCTGTTTAGAATTACTAGCTGGGAGGGCCGTGTGAAGGCTCTGAAGACTTGTATATCACACCTTCTCATAGTGGCACTTTTCTTTCTTCCATTTATATCCACCTACATTGCTGCAGTGACCTTCTCTCTTCACCCCAATGCCAGGATTATCTGTTTGTCTCTTGCTTCAGCTATCCCTCCCATGCTCAATCCAGTCATTTATGTTTTGAATACTGAGGAAATCAGAGGGTTTTTGAAGAAAAAGGTCAAACAAAACACCTCTA aaatatcaaatttacatgcA